One window of Aspergillus oryzae RIB40 DNA, chromosome 3 genomic DNA carries:
- a CDS encoding MDR family MFS transporter (predicted transporter (major facilitator superfamily)), whose protein sequence is MLIDEAADASSHISGMKLYLIVLSLLLAVFCVALDNTILSVAIPRITDEFHRLNDIGWYASAYLLTTCAFQLLYGKLYALFSTKWVFLVALGIFEVGSLICGVAPSSVVLIVGRAIAGVGSSGIFTGALVTIAHIVPLAKRPVYMGLLGGMYGIASVAGPLLGGAFTNEVTWRWCFYINLPVGGVTAVVILFLLRIPKSADLRTHGAWEMLKGLDPLGTIVFTPSIICVLLALQWGGVDYAWSNGRIIALFVLFGVLLITFIIIQVLMKDNATVPIKVASQRSVACASVFVFFIGASMFVMIYYVPIWFQAIRNQSPVQAGIDSIALILANTAGAIISGAVTNKTGHYAHWFIVSSVIMSIGAGCLTLFTVDIAQSKWIGFLFLYGIGVGFGFQQGAVAVQAVLPMAQVPIGTALIWFVQMLGGALFTSVAQNIFSTHLAENLANLQLPGLDPEAIFVHISSRSGSSETRSHLPSCKGARGPRACPEKERCLFLFNSCQTASALPRSTAGPLF, encoded by the exons ATGCTAATCGACGAGGCTGCCGACGCGAGTAGTCACATCTCCGGCATGAAGTTGTATCTCATTGTGCTAAGTCTATTGCTCGCTGTGTTCTGCGTGGCTCTCGATAACACC ATCCTGTCCGTTGCCATCCCTCGCATCACGGATGAATTCCACCGGCTGAACGATATTGGATGGTATGCGTCCGCCTATCTACTGACTACGTGTG CCTTCCAATTACTATATGGCAAGTTATATGCCCTCTTCAGCACCAAATGGGTCTTTCTCGTCGCCCTGGGTATTTTCGAAGTGGGCTCTCTGATCTGCGGCGTCGCACCGTCGTCCGTTGTTCTCATCGTCGGCCGTGCCATCGCGGGAGTGGGGAGCTCGGGGATCTTTACAGGTGCTCTGGTCACCATCGCGCATATTGTGCCCTTGGCCAAGCGACCAGTTTACATGGGGCTCTTGGGGGGGATGTACGGGATTGCGTCAGTGGCAGGCCCTCTG TTGGGGGGCGCCTTCACGAACGAAGTGACCTGGCGATGGTGCTTCTACATCAATCTTCCGGTCGGAGGGGTCACCGCTGTGGTTAtcctgtttcttcttcggatCCCCAAATCGGCGGACCTGCGCACGCATGGCGCCTGGGAGATGTTGAAAGGCTTAGATCCGTTAGGCACGATTGTCTTCACCCCGTCCATCATCTGCGTTCTCCTGGCGCTCCAGTGGGGTGGGGTGGACTACGCTTGGTCGAATGGACGCATTATCGCGCTGTTTGTCCTCTTCGGCGTGCTCCTCATCACATTTATCATCATTCAGGTCCTCATGAAGGATAACGCCACCG TACCGATTAAAGTAGCCTCTCAGCGATCCGTAGCATGCGCCtccgtcttcgtcttcttcatcggcgcCTCCATGTTCGTGATGATCTACTATGTGCCGATCTGG TTCCAAGCCATTCGTAACCAATCACCCGTGCAGGCAGGCATTGATTCTATTGCCTTGATTTTGGCCAATACCGCCGGTGCCATCATCTCTGGCGCCGTGACCAATAAGACAGGGCACTACGCCCACTGGTTTATTGTCAGTAGCGTGATCATGTCGATTGGTGCCGGCTGCCTTACCCTCTTCACCGTGGATATTGCCCAATCCAAATGGATCggttttctcttcctctatgGGATCGGcgtcggcttcggctttcaGCAAGGCGCCGTGGCCGTTCAGGCCGTGCTTCCCATGGCGCAAGTCCCCATCGGAACCGCACTAATCTGGTTTGTGCAGATGTTGGGCGGTGCGCTCTTCACCTCGGTAGCGCAAAACATTTTCAGCACCCACCTAGCGGAGAACCTCGCGAACCTGCAGCTGCCAGGTCTCGATCCAGAGGCAATCTTCGTGCACATAAGTTCACGTTCCGGATCATCGGAGACCCGTTCTCATCTCCCTTCCTGCAAGGGAGCGCGAGGACCCCGAGCCTGCCCTGAAAAGGAACGatgtttatttctttttaattCTTGTCAAACGGCTTCGGCGTTACCTCGTTCAACCGCGGGTCCCTTATTTTGA
- a CDS encoding uncharacterized protein (polyketide synthase modules and related proteins), whose protein sequence is MAQSRQLFLFGDQTADFVPKLRSLLSVQDSPILAAFLDQSHYVVRAQMLQSMNTVDHKLARTADLRQMVQKYVDGKLTPAFRTALVCLCQLGCFIREYEESGNMYPQPSDSYVLGFCMGSLAAVAVSCSRSLSELLPIAVQTVLIAFRLGLCALEMRDRVDGCSDDRGDPWSTIVWGLDPQQARDQIEVFCQTTNVPQTRRPWISCISKNAITLSGSPSTLRAFCAMPQMAQHRTAPIPICLPAHNGALFTQADITTILDTTPTTPWEQLPGQIPYISHVTGNVVQTTNYRDLIEVALSETLLEQVRLDLVETGLPRLLQSRQVKSVTIVPFLTRMNETMSNILPVSFVSTETRTDTGRAIPASGRPGAGKCKLAIVSMSGRFPESPTTESFWDLLYKGLDVCKEVPRRRWDINTHVDPSGKARNKGATKWGCWLDFSGEFDPRFFGISPKEAPQMDPAQRMALMSTYEAMERAGLVPDTTPSTQRDRIGVFHGVTSNDWMETNTAQNIDTYFITGGNRGFIPGRINFCFEFAGPSYTNDTACSSSLAAIHLACNSLWRGDCDTAVAGGTNMIYTPDGHTGLDKGFFLSRTGNCKPYDDKADGYCRAEGVGTVFIKRLEDALADNDPILGVILDAKTNHSAMSESMTRPHVGAQIDNMTAALNTTGLHPNDFSYIEMHGTGTQVGDAVEMESVLSVFAPSETARKADQPLFVGSAKANVGHGEGVSGVTSLIKVLMMMQHDTIPPHCGIKPGSKINRNFPDLGARNVHIAFEPKPWPRTHTPRRVLINNFSAAGGNTALIVEDAPERHWPTEKDPRSSHIVALSAHVGASMKTNLERLHQYLLKNPHTDLVQLSYTTTARRWHYLHRVSVTGASVEEVTRKLEMAIQNGDGVSRPKSKPKILFAFTGQGSQYATMGKQVYDAYPSFREDLEKFDRLAQSHGFPSFLHVCTSPKGDVEEMAPVVVQLAITCLQMALTNLMTYFGIRADVTVGHSLGEFAALYAAGVLSASDVVYLVGQRAELLQQRCQRGTHAMLAVKATPEALSQWIRDHDCEVACINGPEDTVLSGTTKNVAEVQRAMTDNGIKCTLLKLPFAFHSAQVQPILDDFEALAQGATFAKPQLPILSPLLRTEIHEQGVVTPSYVAQHCRHTVDMAQALRSAREKGLIDDKTLVIELGPKPLISGMVKMTLGDKISTLPTLAPNKAIWPSLQKILTSVYTGGWDINWKNYHAPFASSQKVVDLPSYGWDLKDYYIPYQGDWCLHRHQQDCKCAAPGHEIKTADYQVPPESTPHRPSKLDPSKEAFPEIKTTTTLHRVVEETTKPLGATLVVETDISRKDVNGLARGHLVDGIPLCTPSFYADIAMQVGQYSMQRLRAGHPGAGAIDGLVDVSDMVVDKALVPHGKGPQLLRTTLTMEWPPKAAATTRSAKVKFATYFADGKLDTEHASCTVRFTSDAQLKSLRRSVSEYKTHIRQLHDGHAKGQFMRYNRKTGYKLMSSMARFNPDYMLLDYLVLNEAENEAASGVDFSLGSSEGTFAAHPAHVDAITQVAGFAMNANDNVDIEKQVYVNHGWDSFQIYQPLDNSKSYQVYTKMCQAKENDLVHGDVVVLDGEQIVAFFRGLTLRSVPRGALRVVLQTTVKKADRQLGFQTMPSPPPPTTTMPISPYKPANTQVSSQAIPAEATHSHTPPQPKHSPVPETAGSAPAAKGVGVSNEKLDAVMRVVSEESGIALEELTDDSNFADMGIDSLSSMVIGSRFREDLGLDLGPEFSLFIDCTTVRALKDFMLGSGDAGSGSNVEDPPPSATPGINPEIDWSSSASDSIFASEDHDHSSESGADTGSPPALDLKPYCRPSTSVVLQGLPMVARKTLFMLPDGGGSAFSYASLPRLKSDTAVVGLNCPYARDPENMNCTHGAMIESFCNEIRRRQPRGPYHLGGWSSGGAFAYVVAEALVNQGEEVHSLIIIDAPIPQAMEQLPRAFYEHCNSIGLFATQPGASPDGSTEPPSYLILHFIAVVDVMLDYKLAPLHARRMPKVGIVWAADTVMDERDAPKMKGMHFMIQKRTEFGPDGWDTIMPGASFDIVRADGANHFTLMQKEHVSIISDLIDRVMA, encoded by the exons ATGGCTCAATCAAGGcaactctttctcttcggcgaTCAGACAGCGGATTTTGTTCCCAAGCTCCGCAGTTTACTATCCGTCCAGGACAGCCCTATTCTAGCCGCCTTTCTTGACCAGTCCCACTATGTCGTGCGAGCCCAGATGCTGCAGAGCATGAACACGGTTGATCACAAGTTGGCTCGAACCGCTGACCTGCGCCAAATGGTCCAGAAGTATGTCGACGGCAAACTGACCCCGGCATTTCGAACCGCTCTAGTGTGCCTCTGCCAGTTGGGATGCTTCATCCG GGAGTATGAGGAATCTGGCAACATGTACCCACAGCCCAGTGACAGCTACGTGCTGGGATTCTGCATGGGTTCCTTGGCCGCTGTGGCGGTAAGCTGCAGTCGCTCCTTGTCAGAGCTGCTGCCTATCGCTGTACAAACTGTGTTGATTGCCTTCCGCCTCGGTCTTTGCGCCCTGGAGATGCGGGATCGGGTGGATGGGTGTAGCGATGATCGAGGTGACCCTTGGTCTACCATTGTTTGGGGTCTGGATCCCCAGCAAGCTCGTGATCAGATTGAAGTGTTCTGTCAGACCACA AACGTACCTCAGACAAGGCGCCCGTGGATCAGCTGCATCTCTAAGAATGCCATCACCCTAAGTGGCAGTCCATCCACTTTGAGGGCGTTCTGTGCGATGCCTCAGATGGCCCAGCACCGGACTGCCCCAATTCCCATCTGTTTACCGGCCCACAATGGCGCCCTCTTCACGCAGGCAGATATCACTACTATACTAGACACGACGCCTACTACTCCTTGGGAGCAACTGCCCGGCCAAATACCTTATATTTCCCATGTCACGGGGAATGTAGTCCAGACTACCAACTACCGGGACCTTATAGAGGTAGCCTTGTCTGAGACTCTCTTGGAGCAAGTGCGACTAGACTTGGTTGAGACTGGACTGCCACGCCTTTTGCAATCTCGTCAGGTCAAGAGCGTCACCATCGTCCCATTCTTGACTCGCATGAATGAGACAATGAGCAACATTCTCCCAGTCAGCTTTGTCAGTACAGAGACAAGGACTGACACCGGACGAGCCATCCCAGCTTCAGGTCGACCAGGCGCAGGCAAGTGCAAGCTGGCTATTGTGTCCATGTCGGGGAGGTTCCCTGAATCACCGACCACCGAAAGCTTTTGGGACCTTTTATACAAAGGGTTGGATGTTTGTAAAGAGGTTCCCCGTCGACGGTGGGACATCAACACGCATGTGGATCCCAGCGGGAAAGCACGAAACAAAGGGGCTACCAAATGGGGCTGTTGGCTGGATTTCTCAGGCGAGTTTGATCCCCGATTCTTTGGGATCTCGCCCAAAGAGGCGCCACAGATGGATCCAGCTCAGCGCATGGCCTTGATGTCTACTTACGAGGCAATGGAGCGGGCTGGTTTGGTTCCCGACACCACGCCGTCGACCCAGCGAGACCGCATTGGGGTCTTCCACGGAGTCACCAGTAACGACTGGATGGAGACCAATACAGCCCAGAACATTGACACATACTTCATCACCGGTGGAAACCGGGGGTTTATTCCCGGGCGCATTAACTTCTGTTTCGAATTTGCCGGACCCAGCTATACCAATGACACGGCCTGTTCATCCAGTCTAGCTGCCATCCACCTGGCCTGCAATTCTCTCTGGCGGGGCGACTGTGACACGGCGGTGGCAGGAGGAACTAACATGATCTATACTCCTGATGGTCACACAGGATTGGACAAAgggttctttctttcccggaCTGGCAACTGCAAACCCTACGACGACAAGGCCGATGGTTACTGCCGAGCTGAGGGGGTCGGGACGGTGTTCATCAAACGGCTGGAAGATGCCCTGGCAGATAATGACCCCATCCTCGGCGTTATTCTAGATGCTAAAACTAATCACTCAGCCATGTCGGAGTCGATGACTCGGCCGCACGTGGGCGCCCAAATCGATAACATGACGGCGGCGCTGAATACCACTGGACTCCACCCCAATGACTTTAGCTACATTGAGATGCATGGCACTGGCACCCAGGTAGGGGATGCGGTGGAGATGGAGTCAGTCCTGTCGGTGTTTGCGCCGTCCGAAACCGCCAGAAAGGCGGATCAGCCACTATTTGTCGGCTCAGCCAAGGCCAACGTAGGACATGGAGAGGGAGTGTCTGGGGTTACGAGCCTTATTAAggttctgatgatgatgcagcaCGATACCATACCTCCTCACTGCGGCATCAAACCGGGCAGCAAAATCAACCGCAACTTCCCTGACCTTGGAGCTCGCAATGTGCACATCGCCTTTGAACCCAAGCCCTGGCCACGCACACACACTCCGCGCAGGGTGCTTATCAACAACTTCAGTGCCGCGGGAGGGAATACTGCGTTGATAGTGGAAGACGCTCCGGAGCGTCACTGGCCGACAGAGAAGGATCCGCGCTCTAGTCATATCGTCGCCCTGTCTGCGCATGTGGGGGCTTCCATGAAAACCAACCTCGAACGACTGCATCAGTATCTCCTGAAAAACCCCCACACTGATCTCGTGCAGCTGTCATATACTACTACTGCGCGTCGATGGCATTATTTACACCGAGTGAGCGTCACTGGCGCGTCTGTTGAAGAAGTGACTCGCAAGCTAGAGATGGCCATACAGAACGGGGACGGAGTCAGTCGACCTAAAAGCAAGCCGAAGattctctttgctttcaCGGGACAAGGGTCTCAATATGCAACTATGGGTAAGCAGGTGTACGATGCGTATCCATCTTTCAGAGAGGACCTGGAGAAGTTTGATCGGTTGGCGCAAAGTCATGGCTTCCCTAGCTTTCTTCACGTCTGTACTTCACCTAAAGGGGATGTGGAAGAGATGGCTCCCGTTGTGGTGCAACTGGCTATCACTTGCCTCCAAATGGCCCTTACTAACCTCATGACCTACTTCGGGATCCGTGCCGATGTGACAGTGGGGCATAGTTTGGGTGAATTTGCAGCCCTGTATGCGGCGGGAGTTCTTTCGGCCTCAGACGTCGTTTACCTGGTTGGTCAAAGAGCAGAGCTACTCCAGCAGCGCTGCCAACGCGGGACGCATGCCATGCTGGCTGTAAAAGCTACCCCTGAAGCGTTGTCCCAATGGATCCGGGATCATGACTGTGAGGTAGCCTGTATTAATGGCCCTGAAGATACCGTTCTCAGTGGCACCACTAAGAATGTTGCCGAGGTTCAACGCGCTATGACGGACAACGGGATCAAATGCACGCTGTTGAAACTGCCGTTTGCCTTCCATTCTGCCCAGGTGCAACCTATTCTGGACGACTTTGAGGCCCTGGCTCAGGGAGCGACATTTGCCAAGCCTCAACTACCAATTCTCTCTCCCTTGCTGCGAACAGAAATCCACGAACAAGGCGTCGTGACTCCATCATATGTCGCGCAACATTGTCGTCACACCGTAGATATGGCCCAAGCTTTGAGATCTGCACGAGAAAAGGGACTCATCGACGACAAAACCCTCGTCATTGAGCTGGGACCGAAGCCATTAATCTCGGGCATGGTGAAAATGACACTGGGAGACAAAATTAGCACCTTACCCACTCTAGCACCTAACAAGGCCATTTGGCCCAGCCTGCAGAAGATTCTCACCTCGGTCTACACGGGTGGGTGGGATATTAATTGGAAGAATTATCACGCCCCTTTCGCCTCCTCCCAGAAGGTGGTGGATCTGCCGAGCTACGGCTGGGATTTGAAGGACTACTACATCCCGTATCAGGGTGACTGGTGTCTGCATCGCCACCAGCAGGATTGTAAGTGCGCCGCTCCTGGCCACGAAATCAAAACGGCCGACTACCAAGTGCCTCCTGAGTCGACGCCTCACCGTCCATCCAAACTGGACCCTAGCAAGGAGGCCTTCCCCGAAATCAAGACCACCACGACACTCCATCGAGTGGTAGAAGAGACGACCAAACCTTTGGGCGCCACCCTAGTTGTGGAGACAGACATATCTCGGAAGGATGTTAACGGCCTCGCTCGAGGGCACCTTGTCGATGGGATCCCTTTGTGTACCCCTTCCTTTTATGCTGACATCGCCATGCAAGTGGGCCAATATAGTATGCAACGGCTCCGTGCGGGACATCCGGGGGCCGGTGCCATAGATGGCCTTGTGGACGTGTCCGACATGGTGGTGGACAAAGCGTTGGTTCCCCATGGGAAGGGACCTCAATTGCTGCGCACGACGCTTACCATGGAGTGGCCGcccaaggctgctgctaCTACGCGAAGCGCCAAAGTCAAATTCGCCACTTATTTT GCCGATGGGAAGCTCGATACGGAGCATGCCAGCTGTACTGTCAGATTCACAAGCGATGCACAGTTGAAATCTCTACGCCGGTCTGTGTCTGAGTACAAGACCCACATTCGTCAGTTACATGATGGCCATGCTAAGGGACAGTTCATGCGATACAATAGGAAGACCGGGTACAAGCTCATGAGCAGCATGGCTCGGTTTAATCCCGACTACATGCTCCTAGATTATCTGGTGCTGAACGAAGCAGAGAACGAGGCAGCAAGTGGTGTAGACTTCTCGTTGGGATCGTCGGAAGGCACCTTCGCAGCTCACCCAGCTCACGTCGATGCCATCACCCAGGTGGCCGGTTTTGCTATGAATGCCAATGACAATGTCGACATTGAGAAACAGGTCTACGTCAATCACGGTTGGGACTCGTTCCAGATCTACCAACCGCTGGATAATAGCAAGTCTTACCAGGTCTACACCAAGATGTGTCAAGCGAAGGAGAATGATTTGGTGCATGGCGATGTGGTAGTTCTGGACGGAGAACAAATCGTTGCTTTCTTCCGCGGCCTTACG CTGCGATCAGTTCCTCGTGGTGCACTGCGTGTCGTCCTGCAGACTACAGTGAAAAAGGCCGATCGCCAACTAGGATTTCAGACAATGCCGTCGCCGCCGCCCCCGACGACGACAATGCCAATATCGCCTTATAAACCAGCTAATACTCAGGTTTCCAGCCAAGCTATTCCAGCAGAGGCCACTCATTCTCACACCCCGCCACAGCCAAAGCATTCCCCGGTACCGGAAACTGCCGGAAGCGCTCCAGCGGCAAAAGGAGTTGGTGTCAGTAACGAAAAGTTAGATGCTGTAATGCGAGTCGTTTCGGAGGAGAGTGGAATTGCCCTCGAGGAGCTCACCGATGACAGCAACTTTGCTGACATGGGCATCGACTCTCTGAGCTCAATGGTCATTGGGAGCCGCTTCAGAGAGGACCTGGGGCTGGACCTGGGGCCTGagttttctctttttattgaCTGCACTACCGTGCGTGCCTTGAAAGACTTCATGTTGGGAAGCGGGGATGCTGGCAGTGGCTCCAATGTAGAAGATCCTCCCCCATCAGCTACTCCCGGCATCAACCCCGAAATCGATTGGTCTAGCAGTGCCTCCGATAGTATTTTTGCCAGCGAAGATCACGATCATTCGAGTGAGTCCGGCGCCGACACCGGAAGTCCGCCTGCACTTGACCTGAAGCCCTACTGCCGCCCCTCAACTTCTGTCGTCCTACAAGGTCTACCTATGGTGGCGCGGAAAACTCTGTTTATGCTCCCTGATGGCGGAGGGTCTGCGTTCTCCTACGCCTCCCTGCCGCGCCTCAAATCAGATACTGCCGTTGTGGGCCTGAATTGCCCTTATGCTCGGGATCCCGAGAACATGAACTGCACACATGGAGCTATGATTGAGAGCTTTTGCAATGAGATCCGGCGGCGACAGCCACGGGGCCCCTATCACTTGGGCGGCTGGTCGTCCGGTGGTGCATTCGCTTACGTCGTGGCCGAGGCACTTGTTAACCAAGGCGAGGAGGTGCATTCGTTAATCATCATTGATGCGCCTATTCCCCAAGCCATGGAACAACTTCCCCGAGCATTTTACGAGCACTGCAATAGCATTGGATTGTTCGCTACCCAGCCGGGGGCTAGTCCGGACGGCTCGACTGAGCCTCCGTCCTACTTAATCCTACACTTTATCgctgtggtggatgtgatgCTGGATTACAAGCTGGCCCCGTTGCATGCGCGCCGGATGCCCAAGGTCGGCATCGTCTGGGCGGCAGATACAGTCATGGACGAGCGGGACGCTCCCAAGATGAAAGGAATGCATTTTATGATTCAGAAGCGGACGGAATTTGGTCCCGATGGGTGGGATACGATCATGCCCGGGGCCTCGTTTGACATTGTCCGAGCAGACGGTGCTAATCATTTTACGTTGATG CAAAAGGAACATGTCTCTATAATTAGCGATCTGATCGACCGGGTCATGGCTTAG
- a CDS encoding uncharacterized protein (synaptic vesicle transporter SVOP and related transporters (major facilitator superfamily)), producing MSRDYDFSGTVLDLACGNGEFGATLHENGVSAKVTGIDVSEGMTRSSYIQDHYERPLLIGPMDELIMGEGPAEKTSKPSTEEVGWDGPTDPARPVNWSRKKKWWNMGIISYLTFLTPLTSSIVAPAQGLVMKDFHSTNRTLASFVVSIYLVGFAVGPLFLAPLSEIYGRLRVYQVGTFIFTIWNIAGAVAPNVGALLVFRLFAGISGSGPVTLGAGSVADMFARQERGVAMSLYGLGPLLGPVIGPIAGGYLSQAQGWRWVFWLLAIVSGVAVILVLFVLSESYEPVLLRQKAKRIRRENSSVEVNAGQALKLDSRKVFIQAITRPTKLLFLTPNVALFSLYTGVVFGYLYLLFTTVTEVYETTYHFSQGATGLVYIGIGVGALIGISCFGALSDKIQNILIARNNGQAEPEFRLPPLIPGSFLIPIGLFWYGWSTQMHIHWIMPIIGLGWVGCGMIATLLPIQAYLVDAFGEYAASAIAANTVVRSIVGAFLPLAGPSMYATLGLGWGNSLLGFVALGLLPVPVVFYFYGKKIRMNSRYQVSV from the exons ATGAGCCGAGACTACGATTTCTCTGGAACAGTCCTCGACCTCGCGTGTGGCAACGGGGAGTTTGGTGCCACTCTGCACGAGAATGGCGTCTCCGCCAAAGTCACCGGCATAGACGTCTCTGAGGGGATGACCCGATCGTCATACATTCAGGATCACTACGAGAGGCCGCTGTTGATCGGGCCAATGGACGAACTTATTATG GGAGAGGGACCAGCAGAGAAGACATCGAAACCGTCGACCGAGGAGGTGGGCTGGGATGGGCCGACCGATCCTGCGCGACCGGTGAACtggtcgaggaagaagaaatggtggAATATGGGCATCATCTCCTATCTCACCTTTCTCACCCCCTTGACCTCGTCCATTGTCGCTCCGGCACAGGGGCTCGTGATGAAAGACTTCCATTCCACCAACCGAACTCTGGCCTCCTTCGTTGTCTCCATCTACCTCGTCGGCTTCGCCGTCGGACCGCTATTCCTCGCGCCGCTTTCAGAAATCTATGGTCGACTGCGTGTCTATCAGGTGGGTACCTTCATCTTTACGATCTGGAATATTGCAGGTGCCGTCGCCCCTAATGTCGGGGCGCTGCTGGTCTTTCGCCTGTTCGCCGGGATCTCAGGCAGTGGTCCGGTCACCCTGGGGGCAGGCTCTGTCGCGGATATGTTTGCTCGACAGGAGCGTGGAGTCGCCATGTCCCTCTATGGCCTGGGCCCGCTCCTTGGCCCTGTCATCGGGCCGATCGCTGGTGGCTATCTCTCCCAGGCACAAGGTTGGCGATGGGTGTTCTGGCTGCTAGCCATTGTG TCCGGGGTCGCGGTCATTCTGGTTTTATTTGTCCTATCCGAATCATACGAACCGGTTCTCCTGCGGCAAAAAGCGAAGCGAATCAGACGGGAAAACAGCTCAGTGGAGGTGAACGCTGGACAAGCCCTGAAGCTAGACTCCAGGAAGGTTTTCATCCAGGCAATAACCCGACCAACGAAATTACTCTTCCTCACTCCAAATGTCGCCTTGTTCTCGCTATACACAG GAGTGGTCTTCGGCTACCTCTACCTGCTCTTTACCACCGTCACCGAAGTATACGAAACCACGTACCATTTCAGTCAAGGCGCCACCGGACTTGTTTACATTGGTATTGGCGTTGGAGCCCTCATTGGCATTTCTTGCTTCGGTGCCCTTTCCGACAAGATCCAAAACATCCTCATCGCAAGAAACAACGGCCAAGCGGAGCCAGAATTCCGACTTCCGCCGCTGATTCCGGGAAGCTTCCTGATCCCCATCGGTCTCTTCTGGTACGGCTGGTCCACCCAGATGCATATCCATTGGATAATGCCCATTATTGGACTGGGTTGGGTCGGCTGCGGGATGATCGCTACCCTCCTCCCCATTCAAGCGTACCTCGTTGACGCGTTCGGCGAATACGCTGCCTCAGCCATCGCGGCCAACACGGTCGTGCGGTCCATCGTGGGAGCTTTCTTGCCCCTTGCCGGGCCTTCCATGTATGCTAcgctggggctgggatggggGAACTCATTGCTTGGGTTTGTCGCGTTGGGTTTGTTGCCGGTGCCGGTGGTATTCTACTTTTACGGCAAGAAAATCCGCATGAACTCTCGCTATCAGGTGTCGGTGTGA
- a CDS encoding uncharacterized protein (predicted protein) encodes MGGSAGGSGIKAPGSGARLKIPRPAPDNWKSNAIIAWPYDSQVSPLILEGCCGNPDHLHTYGDNDAFRFCDSASNPSSVKQCLENQGIKGVEELHKNGGSTLLSSRSVSMPALGIIPSDRLLHHHS; translated from the exons ATGGGAGGAAGCGCAGGAGGCTCTGGGATCAAAGCTCCAGGTTCAGGTGCACGTCTCAAGATCCCGCGACCTGCCCCGGATAACTGGAAGAGCAACGCGATCATTGCATGGCCATACGATTCCCAAGTCTCTCCGCTCATCTTGGAAGGTTGCTGTGGCAATCCGGACCATCTTCATACCTACGGCGATAATGATGCTTTCCGATTCTGTGATTCTGCGAGCAACCCTAGCAGCGTCAAACAATGCTTGGAGAATCAAGGCATAAAGGGTGTGGAGGAGCTCCATAAGAACGGCGGGAGCACATTGTTGTCTTCACGCTCTGTTTCAATGCCAGCGCTAGGCATC ATACCTTCAGATAgacttcttcaccaccatTCCTAA